Proteins from a single region of Papio anubis isolate 15944 unplaced genomic scaffold, Panubis1.0 scaffold405, whole genome shotgun sequence:
- the LOC101020580 gene encoding olfactory receptor 4K13: MERANHSVVFEFILLGLCKSQNLQILFFLGFSVVFVGIVLGNLLILVTVTFDARLHTPMYFLLINLSCIDMILASFATPKMIVDFLRERKTISWWGCYSQMFFMHLLGGSEMMLLVAMAIDRYVAICKPLHYMTIMSPQVLTGLLLSSYAVGFVHSSSQMAFMLNLPFCGPSVIDSFFCDLPLVIKLACKDTYILQLLVIADSGLLSLVCFLLLLLSYGVIIFSVRHRAASRSSKAFSTLSAHITVVTLFFAPCVFIYVWPFSRYSVDKILSVFYTIFTPLLNPIIYTLRNQEVKAAIKKILCI, translated from the coding sequence ATGGAAAGAGCAAACCATTCAGTggtatttgaatttattttgttggGACTTTGCAAATCTCAAAATCTTCAGATTTTATTCTTCTTGGGATTCTCTGTGGTCTTCGTGGGGATTGTCTTAGGAAACCTTCTCATTTTGGTGACTGTGACCTTTGATGCACGCCTTCACACACCAATGTATTTTCTGCTTATCAACCTCTCCTGCATTGATATGATCCTGGCTTCTTTTGCTACCCCTAAGATGATTGTAGATTTCCTCCGAGAACGTAAGACCATCTCATGGTGGGGATGTTATTCTCAGATGTTTTTTATGCACCTCCTGGGTGGGAGTGAGATGATGTTGCTTGTAGCCATGGCAATAGACAGGTATGTTGCCATATGCAAACCCCTCCACTACATGACCATCATGAGCCCACAGGTGCTCACTGGGCTATTGTTATCCTCCTATGCAGTTGGATTTGTGCACTCGTCTAGTCAAATGGCTTTCATGTTGAATTTGCCCTTCTGTGGTCCCAGTGTTATAGACAGCTTTTTCTGTGACCTTCCCCTTGTGATTAAACTTGCCTGCAAGGACACCTACATCCTACAGCTCCTGGTCATTGCTGACAGTGGGCTTCTGTCACTGGTCTGCttcctcctcttgcttctctCCTATGGAGTCATAATATTCTCAGTTAGGCACCGTGCTGCTAGTCGATCCTCTAAGGCTTTCTCCACTCTCTCAGCTCACATCACAGTTGTGACTCTGTTCTTTGCTCCATGTGTCTTTATCTATGTATGGCCTTTCAGCAGATACTCTGTAGATAaaattctttctgtgttttacacAATTTTCACACCTCTCTTAAATCCTATTATTTATACATTAAGAAATCAAGAGGTAaaagcagccattaaaaaaatactctgcatataa